The following are encoded together in the Salvelinus fontinalis isolate EN_2023a chromosome 38, ASM2944872v1, whole genome shotgun sequence genome:
- the LOC129838012 gene encoding zinc finger protein 90-like isoform X4, with amino-acid sequence METCGKGGTLDGDMLMVIVKQEEDHMEQMSNGPLSSDTLIKQEQEEGLEQGTTDTLEEAEEEKNGKGKTEERCWSAVETDDVSGSDSSWCCRLCQRCFSSSWQLTGHCCTGIAGEDGVAHGHKVKLEFRCPVCGDRFLRPTAFIMHKRSHMGQSQYVCGVCGRTLKSLRKLASHKRSHSRRRGTVAERQQCHDCSQSFCNLTALRKHRERQHREERNWKDEEDRAVREEEEGSTAVISNDSTRVSAQPPQSPQCHQCFMTFQDAETEERHLRFKHPVEYERHLRGRTVFACCVCVRTFPSSRLLSAHQRTHSKWGLPTTGPEDSVQESTDGGEAEGMDNEKNRAGPTSCEHCHIIFNDPRTWERHMTAKHPPSLSTPTSPGNAYLASRPARGQLRPYRCSSCGERFIQESTLTKHCTEAHAS; translated from the exons ATGGAGACATGTGGTAAAGGAGGGACATTGGATGGTGACATGCTGATGGTCATCGTTAAACAAGAGGAAGACCATATGGAGCAGATGTCCAATGGTCCACTGTCATCTGACACGCTCATCAAACAGGAGCAAGAAGAGGGCCTAGAACAAGGCACTACAG ACACCCTGGAAGAAGCAGAGGAAGAGAAAAATGGGAAGGGAAAGACCGAAGAGAGGTGCTGGTCTGCTGTTGAGACTGATGATGTTTCTGGGTCAGACTCCAGTTGGTGCTGCAGACTGTGTCAGCGCTGCTTCAGTTCCTCCTGGCAGCTAACGGGACACTGTTGTACTGGCATCGCGGGGGAGGACGGGGTCGCCCACGGCCACAAGGTCAAACTGGAGTTCCGGTGCCCAGTGTGTGGCGACCGCTTCCTCCGCCCCACAGCCTTCATCATGCACAAGCGCAGCCACATGGGCCAGTCCCAGTACGTCTGTGGGGTCTGTGGACGGACACTCAAGAGCCTGCGCAAGCTGGCCTCCCACAAGCGCTCACACTCCCGTCGCCGCGGGACTGTGGCTGAACGACAGCAGTGCCATGACTGCAGCCAGAGCTTCTGCAACTTGACAGCACTCAGAAAACACCgggagagacagcacagagaggagaggaattgGAAAgatgaggaggacagggcagtgagagaggaagaggagggaagcaCTGCAGTAATCTCTAATGATTCAACCAGAGTTTCAG CCCAGCCTCCCCAGTCTCCTCAGTGCCACCAGTGTTTCATGACCTTTCAGGatgcagagacagaagagaggcaTTTACGCTTCAAGCACCCAGTAGAGTATGAGAGACATCTCAGAGGTCGCACAGTGTTTGCCTGCTGTGTCTGCGTCCGTACGTTCCCCTCCTCCCGCCTGCTATCAGCTCACCAACGCACCCACAGCAAGTGGGGTCTGCCCACCACTGGACCAGAAGACTCTGTCCAAGAAAGCACAGACGGAGGAGAGGCTGAGG GTATGGACAATGAAAAAAACAGAGCTGGTCCAACGAGCTGTGAGCACTGTCATATCATCTTCAATGACCCTCGAACCTGGGAACGTCACATGACGGCCAAGCACCCCCCATCCCTGTCGACACCTACTTCGCCAGGGAATGCCTACCTGGCTTCCAGACCTGCCAGGGGTCAACTACGACCCTATCGCTGCTCCTCCTGTGGAGAGAGATTCATACAGGAAAGCACCCTGACCAAACACTGCACCGAGGCACACgccagctga
- the LOC129838012 gene encoding zinc finger protein 90-like isoform X3 encodes METCGKGGTLDGDMLMVIVKQEEDHMEQMSNGPLSSDTLIKQEQEEGLEQGTTAPGDQLPEETDTLEEAEEEKNGKGKTEERCWSAVETDDVSGSDSSWCCRLCQRCFSSSWQLTGHCCTGIAGEDGVAHGHKVKLEFRCPVCGDRFLRPTAFIMHKRSHMGQSQYVCGVCGRTLKSLRKLASHKRSHSRRRGTVAERQQCHDCSQSFCNLTALRKHRERQHREERNWKDEEDRAVREEEEGSTAVISNDSTRVSAQPPQSPQCHQCFMTFQDAETEERHLRFKHPVEYERHLRGRTVFACCVCVRTFPSSRLLSAHQRTHSKWGLPTTGPEDSVQESTDGGEAEGMDNEKNRAGPTSCEHCHIIFNDPRTWERHMTAKHPPSLSTPTSPGNAYLASRPARGQLRPYRCSSCGERFIQESTLTKHCTEAHAS; translated from the exons ATGGAGACATGTGGTAAAGGAGGGACATTGGATGGTGACATGCTGATGGTCATCGTTAAACAAGAGGAAGACCATATGGAGCAGATGTCCAATGGTCCACTGTCATCTGACACGCTCATCAAACAGGAGCAAGAAGAGGGCCTAGAACAAGGCACTACAG CTCCAGGCGACCAACTCCCTGAGGAAACAGACACCCTGGAAGAAGCAGAGGAAGAGAAAAATGGGAAGGGAAAGACCGAAGAGAGGTGCTGGTCTGCTGTTGAGACTGATGATGTTTCTGGGTCAGACTCCAGTTGGTGCTGCAGACTGTGTCAGCGCTGCTTCAGTTCCTCCTGGCAGCTAACGGGACACTGTTGTACTGGCATCGCGGGGGAGGACGGGGTCGCCCACGGCCACAAGGTCAAACTGGAGTTCCGGTGCCCAGTGTGTGGCGACCGCTTCCTCCGCCCCACAGCCTTCATCATGCACAAGCGCAGCCACATGGGCCAGTCCCAGTACGTCTGTGGGGTCTGTGGACGGACACTCAAGAGCCTGCGCAAGCTGGCCTCCCACAAGCGCTCACACTCCCGTCGCCGCGGGACTGTGGCTGAACGACAGCAGTGCCATGACTGCAGCCAGAGCTTCTGCAACTTGACAGCACTCAGAAAACACCgggagagacagcacagagaggagaggaattgGAAAgatgaggaggacagggcagtgagagaggaagaggagggaagcaCTGCAGTAATCTCTAATGATTCAACCAGAGTTTCAG CCCAGCCTCCCCAGTCTCCTCAGTGCCACCAGTGTTTCATGACCTTTCAGGatgcagagacagaagagaggcaTTTACGCTTCAAGCACCCAGTAGAGTATGAGAGACATCTCAGAGGTCGCACAGTGTTTGCCTGCTGTGTCTGCGTCCGTACGTTCCCCTCCTCCCGCCTGCTATCAGCTCACCAACGCACCCACAGCAAGTGGGGTCTGCCCACCACTGGACCAGAAGACTCTGTCCAAGAAAGCACAGACGGAGGAGAGGCTGAGG GTATGGACAATGAAAAAAACAGAGCTGGTCCAACGAGCTGTGAGCACTGTCATATCATCTTCAATGACCCTCGAACCTGGGAACGTCACATGACGGCCAAGCACCCCCCATCCCTGTCGACACCTACTTCGCCAGGGAATGCCTACCTGGCTTCCAGACCTGCCAGGGGTCAACTACGACCCTATCGCTGCTCCTCCTGTGGAGAGAGATTCATACAGGAAAGCACCCTGACCAAACACTGCACCGAGGCACACgccagctga
- the LOC129838012 gene encoding uncharacterized protein LOC129838012 isoform X1 codes for MPPMKEPLQRPQLQRESRSQQNKVVAEPSDTRSLPGTPVSVVHPDSGKVSSGDINHRRKLTKTQTKMEKMHVNSPATGHARTQCESANPEVHLSLTGSEQTLNCITKELVGVTRPAAVDVVRKRGRPHKMAKMLHTVQQTEESSSHLITAESKDWSETMSDRANAISFTTNYVENRDDTSLRAIETKALPLNCEPSNTAVSVLDSSPQDHQPAESSPVAISPLEPKRKRGRPKGSTKKRPERTMNTISVQQSHLTEEKNVIKKEPDEMLFEEEKRGNIGPQPEEAPAEPKHRVGRPPKKTTLVRQFALAQRKSQRKSCSITSLNSQDIPPQHQKIETEHSLDYIARHVSVSLSRVDSQRGGRSSGTADMISNVKCEDIEIELGDFNSLAQSNCLMSFQCHTDTSVKVEPCNTSCDGTEFKRALKVDKRRETASTAPRKRSRFVFGKTKYKKGKRKRCIDARGRLQSVTSRGDPDTMSKQADEGNGDVGKEMDCGELAWEYEGNTNDSFSNGSKSTDEGFKDLPESHQNPIITDVNILETMSHESFSKSDVIQGEEFTSKKIKKERDGVGNKTEYNPTSSCSKARGRPKGRPKGTGKTCEYCGRHFDFVSVYTVHLRTHTGERPYKCIDCDQDFAQLSNLKSHIKKHNKRCQPLKCPYCKIKFSNSEELLAHCKWHSQNPNQDSESGSKTKDNRNEATHTPLVSLKERRKRGKGGILKCHICGKVFPFWSGLQVHIRMHTGEKPYICKVCGKAFSNRSSIRIHEVTHWSIKPYNCTWCGKSFTQLSSAKKHPCKGLRESNDRGSRKKPFISFTCHICEERFVQRRQYKTHLKTHAGVKLFRCLFCDQLFSVMSEFEEHHQYCTKVRGEKMTSKSEFRIWKPRAPNQQRSQQPRVKSNSPVTQLVFPAAADSQQFQNLGQSSASSVSLLNCEPTSQQKQSGRLSSQTHPNKAIATTLRPFQTCIIPTNNLTPLVSKLNSLDRNSDPRKYLCPCCGRLFRHTGRLRAHMLTHAHSQSYTCDCCGKTLESWKKLWLHQRIHRQKLGRFSCPKCRQGFRFVGPYKQHILREHPEYQWIDERPNKTLQGLDQQQCLPYQCEECNTSFRTLDLLFNHQLCHSSPGDHSMWIQDDCYDYSPSTHEHDVPSNMNGFDPRMNSGVTHSHQELHHTYYPSPPLQANHPRGSHLLHYFSNHSDLLHSLSPLIPVPPPMQHPGFQPGLQSYDSTQLLTSPLSPLYSQVETIPNPDRNDGNVNRKRSRIYGNATKRAARSKEDKATMGGLDCAECGVQFPAVSQLYEHYLQHARGEV; via the coding sequence ATGCCACCTATGAAGGAGCCCTTACAAAGACCCCAACTACAGAGAGAAAGTAGAAGCCAACAGAACAAAGTGGTAGCTGAACCCTCTGACACACGGTCACTACCAGGTACCCCTGTTTCGGTTGTCCATCCTGATTCCGGAAAGGTAAGCTCTGGTGACATTAATCACAGAAGAAAGCTCACAAAGACCCAGACAAAGATGGAGAAAATGCATGTTAATTCACCTGCCACTGGTCATGCTAGAACTCAATGTGAAAGTGCCAATCCTGAAGTGCATTTATCACTTACTGGGAGTGAGCAAACATTGAACTGTATCACAAAAGAGCTGGTGGGTGTAACAAGGCCAGCAGCGGTAGACGTTGTTAGGAAACGTGGTCGCCCTCACAAGATGGCAAAGATGCTGCATACTGTGCAACAAACAGAGGAGAGTTCTTCTCATCTGATCACTGCAGAATCAAAGGATTGGAGTGAAACAATGTCTGACAGAGCGAATGCTATTTCTTTTACTACAAACTATGTAGAAAACAGGGATGACACGTCTCTCAGAGCTATTGAAACAAAAGCATTACCTCTAAACTGTGAACCAAGCAATACAGCGGTGTCTGTTCTTGACTCGTCCCCCCAAGACCATCAACCAGCTGAATCCAGCCCTGTGGCTATCTCAcccttggaaccaaaaaggaaaAGGGGACGACCAAAGGGGTCGACCAAGAAACGACCAGAAAGAACCATGAACACTATTTCAGTGCAACAATCCCATTTAAcagaagaaaaaaatgtaattaaaaaggAACCTGATGAGATGCTATTtgaagaggaaaagagaggaaacATTGGTCCTCAGCCTGAGGAAGCTCCTGCTGAGCCTAAACACAGAGTAGGACGACCACCAAAGAAAACAACACTCGTGAGGCAGTTTGCATTAGCACAGAGAAAATCACAGAGGAAATCATGTTCTATTACATCTTTGAATTCTCAGGATATTCCACCACAACATCAGAAGATTGAGACTGAGCATTCACTAGATTATATAGCAAGGCATGTGTCTGTGTCACTTAGTCGCGTTGATTCTCAGAGAGGTGGGAGGTCAAGTGGGACTGCTGACATGATCTCTAATGTGAAGTGTGAGGATATTGAAATAGAGCTGGGGGATTTTAATTCCCTGGCACAGTCAAATTGTCTCATGTCTTTTCAATGCCACACTGACACCAGTGTGAAGGTTGAGCCCTGTAATACTAGTTGTGATGGCACTGAGTTCAAAAGGGCGCTCAAAGTCGACAAACGCAGAGAAACTGCTAGCACTGCTCCCAGAAAGCGATCCCGGTTCGTTTTTGGAAAAACTAAATACAAAAAAGGAAAGAGGAAAAGGTGCATTGATGCTAGAGGTAGACTCCAAAGTGTGACCTCACGGGGAGATCCAGACACCATGTCAAAGCAGGCCGATGAAGGCAATGGTGATGTTGGAAAGGAGATGGACTGTGGCGAGTTAGCTTGGGAGTATGAGGGCAACACAAATGACAGCTTTTCAAATGGAAGTAAGTCAACAGATGAAGGATTTAAAGATTTGCCTGAGAGTCACCAAAATCCTATCATCACTGATGTAAACATATTAGAAACTATGTCGCATGAGTCCTTTTCGAAATCAGATGTCATACAAGGTGAAGAATTCACAAGTAAGAAaatcaagaaagagagagatggtgtagGCAATAAAACTGAATATAACCCAACAAGCAGTTGTTCGAAGGCTAGGGGTCGACCAAAAGGGAGACCAAAAGGCACAGGGAAAACGTGTGAGTACTGCGGACGCCATTTTGATTTTGTTTCTGTATATACCGTCCATCTACGCACTCATACAGGCGAAAGGCCCTATAAGTGCATTGATTGTGACCAAGACTTTGCCCAGCTATCTAACCTAAAAAGTCATATCAAGAAACATAACAAGCGCTGTCAGCCTCTGAAGTGTCCTTATTGCAAAATTAAGTTCAGTAATTCAGAGGAATTGCTTGCTCATTGCAAGTGGCACTCGCAGAACCCGAACCAGGACTCTGAGTCTGGGAGTAAAACGAAGGATAACAGAAATGAGGCCACTCATACACCCCTTGTTTCTCTGAAAGAAAGGAGAAAAAGGGGAAAGGGGGGAATACTCAAATGCCACATTTGTGGGAAAGTATTTCCCTTTTGGTCTGGTCTGCAGGTTCATATACGTATGCACACTGGGGAAAAACCATATATCTGTAAAGTATGTGGGAAAGCCTTTAGTAATCGCTCATCAATTCGTATTCATGAGGTGACACACTGGTCCATTAAGCcttacaactgcacatggtgtggaaagagtttcactCAGTTGTCGTCTGCAAAAAAACATCCCTGCAAGGGTCTGAGGGAGAGTAATGACAGAGGGAGCCGGAAGAAGCCTTTCATATCTTTTACATGCCACATCTGTGAAGAGAGATTTGTTCAGAGGCGTCAGTACAAAACCCACCTGAAAACCCATGCTGGTGTGAAGCTCTTTCGCTGTTTATTCTGTGACCAGCTGTTTAGTGTGATGTCAGAATTTGAAGAGCACCACCAATATTGCACCAAAGTTAGGGGGGAGAAGATGACATCCAAATCTGAATTTAGGATTTGGAAACCTAGAGCCCCTAATCAGCAAAGATCGCAGCAACCGAGAGTCAAGAGTAATTCACCAGTCACCCAATTAGTATTTCCTGCAGCTGCTGATAGTCAACAGTTTCAGAACCTTGGACAGAGTTCAGCTTCCTCTGTCTCGTTGCTGAACTGTGAACCTACCTCACAGCAAAAACAAAGTGGTCGTCTGTCTTCACAAACACATCCCAATAAAGCCATTGCTACAACTCTGCGCCCCTTCCAAACATGCATTATACCCACAAACAATCTCACCCCACTTGTATCAAAGTTGAACAGTCTAGATCGTAACTCTGACCCGAGGAAGTACTTATGCCCATGTTGTGGAAGACTTTTCAGACACACAGGGAGACTCCGAGCCCACATGCTAACTCATGCCCACAGTCAGAGCTACACCTGTGACTGCTGTGGAAAGACCCTTGAAAGCTGGAAAAAGCTTTGGCTTCACCAGCGAATCCACAGACAGAAACTAGGACGGTTCTCATGTCCAAAGTGTCGCCAAGGTTTCCGCTTCGTTGGGCCCTACAAGCAGCACATCCTGCGAGAACACCCGGAGTACCAGTGGATCGATGAGAGACCAAACAAAACCCTCCAAGGACTTGACCAGCAGCAGTGCCTGCCTTATCAATGTGAGGAGTGTAACACCAGCTTCAGGACACTAGATTTGCTTTTCAATCATCAGCTTTGCCATTCCTCACCAGGTGACCACAGTATGTGGATACAGGACGACTGCTATGATTACTCTCCCTCGACACATGAACATGATGTACCTTCCAACATGAATGGTTTTGACCCTCGCATGAACAGTGGCGTAACACACTCCCATCAGGAACTCCACCATACCTACTACCCTTCTCCGCCTCTTCAAGCAAACCACCCACGAGGTTCACATCTCCTTCATTACTTTTCCAACCATTCAGACCTACTACATTCACTGTCACCCCTTATACCTGTGCCTCCCCCAATGCAACACCCAGGTTTCCAACCAGGCCTCCAGTCATATGACTCCACCCAGCTGCTCACAAGCCCTCTATCGCCACTGTACTCACAGGTAGAGACCATTCCAAACCCTGACAGAAATGATGGGAATGTAAACAGGAAGCGGAGTAGAATTTATGGGAATGCGACTAAACGTGCTGCTAGATCCAAGGAGGACAAGGCGACAATGGGGGGTTTGGATTGTGCGGAGTGTGGTGTTCAGTTTCCTGCTGTCTCACAACTCTATGAGCATTATTTGCAGCATGCCAGGGGAGAGGTGTAA
- the LOC129838012 gene encoding zinc finger protein 850-like isoform X2 has translation MKVLWKDFGRSKPSRFASLSLTQLINLHTPNRQAAALHCIWKFTRQRNETLQRDPILHESSHRGQVKMQKRNYMKGERELGDGGPPFCFSCERIFPDQTSFHDHFCPAAGYICSCGTEFSMYVDMMDHSGLHEPGHTVINYSTIEKEQYQRESEYKEQLSRLVLTAGQGSWAVPGPTPMLSAPIPRATKPPPGPSAPTTDLWHQFQPVVLVETLRKFGRTKPYRCAYCELGFAAKDLLVRHHNTHARNKVHGCLRCGVLLLSNNKSPQPGHHQCGSYRATPETRFTTATVLSNRKQPAGYAKKVVQRQQCPDSFSGELQLGMHMVSQHPIPGNSGTKYLKCRVCQEPFQTVKLLERHRCTMAASFFAQEVCLTSGKQLNGHRKGKDGTSPYSLPQSNGDKELAFNIQTSTNVTVYDHKAVGPDRGTGLSAVSVKTEVSDDDCFVIEDAFSC, from the exons ATGAAGGTTCTGTGGAAAGATTTTGGGCGGAGTAaaccctctcgcttcgcctctttgTCTTTGACTCAACTAATCAACTTGCATACTCCAAACCGACAGGCGGCAGCGTTACATTGCATTTGGAAGTTTACCCGCCAACGAAACGAA ACACTCCAGAGAGACCCTATTCTACATGAATCATCACATCGAGGACAGGTCAAGATGCAAAAGCGGAACTATATGAAAGGGGAAAGGGAGCTTGGTGATGGTGGACCCCCTTTTTGCTTTAGTTGTGAAAGGATCTTTCCAGACCAAACGTCATTTCATGATCACTTTTGTCCTGCGGCTGGTTACATCTGCTCCTGTGGAACAGAGTTCTCCATGTATGTTGATATGATGGACCACAGTGGGTTACATGAACCAGGCCACACTGTAATTAATTATAGCACCATAGAAAAGGAACAATATCAGAGGGAGAGTGAGTACAAGGAGCAGCTTTCGAGGCTGGTATTGACGGCGGGGCAGGGAAGCTGGGCTGTGCCTGGACCGACTCCGATGCTATCGGCCCCTATTCCACGAGCCACAAAGCCTCCACCTGGTCCAAGTGCCCCAACAACGGACCTCTGGCACCAATTCCAGCCAGTGGTGTTGGTGGAGACCCTGCGCAAGTTTGGAAGGACAAAGCCCTACAGGTGTGCCTACTGTGAACTGGGCTTTGCAGCAAAAGACTTACTCGTAAGGCATCACAACACTCATGCAAGAAATAAAGTCCATGGCTGCCTGCGGTGCGGGGTTCTCCTGCTCAGTAACAACAAGTCACCACAGCCTGGCCACCACCAGTGTGGATCATATCGGGCAACTCCTGAAaccagattcaccactgccacAGTGCTGAGTAACAGGAAACAGCCCGCGGGGTATGCTAAGAAGGTTGTCCAGCGTCAGCAATGTCCTGACTCGTTCAGTGGGGAGCTGCAGCTAGGGATGCATATGGTCTCACAGCATCCCATTCCAGGGAATTCTGGAACAAAATACTTAAAGTGTAGAGTGTGTCAGGAGCCCTTCCAAACTGTCAAGCTGCTTGAGAGGCACCGTTGCACAATGGCGGCATCTTTTTTTGCACAGGAAGTGTGTCTGACGTCTGGCAAACAGCTCAATGGTCACAGAAAAGGGAAGGACGGGACCAGCCCATACTCCTTGCCTCAAAGCAATGGTGACAAGGAGCTGGCGTTCAACATTCAAACTTCAACGAATGTAACTGTATACGACCACAAAGCAGTAGGCCCGGATAGGGGCACCGGGTTGTCTGCCGTTTCTGTAAAAACTGAGGTTTCGGATGATGATTGTTTTGTGATTGAGGATGCGTTTTCGTGCTAG
- the im:7147486 gene encoding zinc finger protein 865, with translation MLGLQGSTSSPKMYRCVACSATFTGLASLLVHQASHAVQYDKQPPQSEKQSLCTHCGEVFSNKELQDQHCCKALPETPAPSLFICDCGDEFQNFNEMLEHKRSHVSTPQQQTQMTDAKYLSQDECSLVEPVQPVSPQPNLSQTILGLSPPSHPSPLYPVIPSSILPQLNSTSTVPEVYTNKGFIALTRPQELNNLPPGASEQELQPDGLNQPENISTAQEPLPQSVQDETPEDADCPVTSGASSEDAGASKNETIMKMIANAYMKRYQPAQHYPLRHKRLVIPKRELIPVEVMSQSKQTAASTPGPSIGQLRHLLTKSGAKTIAHPSGIISLTQTFCPVVVLETRQKLIDSRNRATQGRYQCGRCRSVFQDLDSLTVHHALHRKEIVKCCRHCKQLMIGKPPLPDNHICPLAPHHLTSVGSKCHSIKKTASFQKQKKQQPQRIFQSVKARTPYLCQVCKHSYARRYNLNVHKCQGPPHPPQHASNSALYENTAFGENIQAREPVTSFNQRPLISKNISVGTDSTRQIKQEVISAESRPHPQFPDLLSSGSPKSFSSFYPKVSKHVTPEEIDSGSATLQQGDGEGDNAAISFKQEGRDGEWTMPLDDSEIDVLIEAVDAEDDDDLMLQEPISQDHVKSTKDGVPYFIKDGARRFPCYRCQKTYSRGCTLKKHQRLCGNRSFLPQSTFRAVAQKVNKGQFQFDCYVCGRSFNRKDNMLIHRKKCQLSRTVSKNDNGLLQQGISAAQAPQRPVAQSSKNLEDNGANWGIMSLPNVLPRRVTCECGAGFTSPRLLLEHLQKHAQESYTCPTCGETLSSWADYEVHLQVHMQPQHQMYGGMQQQRSPPLLLRFPQQPRQRRQPLPKQQHTPPQHTLPAQRPQPNQQPLRKPRKPQPRCVCIRCSNTFCSRGALLKHLSWNRCKGDRGAVSAKANHCSRCSMDFPNGLSLKFHQLNGMCKPAFKPMRCPVCVRWFGTVEGLQKHLQTHDQTNSFRCLICQRLYPSLRSLKDHRRKVHCILSGDTAQVTQ, from the coding sequence ATGCTTGGCCTTCAGGGAAGTACCTCATCCCCTAAAATGTATCGCTGTGTGGCTTGTTCAGCCACCTTTACTGGATTGGCATCCTTGTTGGTGCACCAAGCTTCTCATGCAGTTCAATATGACAAGCAACCACCACAATCTGAGAAGCAGAGCCTCTGCACTCACTGTGGTGAAGTGTTTTCAAACAAGGAGCTCCAAGACCAGCACTGCTGCAAAGCACTACCTGAGACCCCAGCTCCCTCTCTTTTTATCTGTGATTGTGGGGATGAGTTTCAGAACTTTAATGAAATGCTGGAGCATAAAAGATCTCATGTGTCAACCCCCCAGCAGCAGACCCAGATGACTGATGCTAAATATTTGAGCCAAGACGAATGCAGTCTGGTTGAACCTGTCCAACCAGTCTCCCCTCAGCCAAACCTTAGCCAAACCATTTTGGGCCTCAGTCCCCCCTCTCATCCCTCACCCCTATATCCTGTCATTCCTAGTTCAATTCTCCCACAGCTTAATAGCACATCCACCGTTCCTGAAGTCTATACAAATAAGGGGTTTATTGCCCTAACCAGACCTCAAGAGCTGAACAACCTCCCTCCAGGCGCAAGTGAGCAGGAATTACAGCCTGATGGGCTTAACCAACCTGAGAACATCTCTACTGCACAGGAACCCTTGCCACAATCCGTCCAGGATGAGACTCCTGAGGATGCAGACTGTCCTGTTACAAGCGGCGCATCTTCAGAAGATGCCGGCGCATCTAAGAATGAGACCATAATGAAGATGATAGCAAATGCATACATGAAACGTTATCAACCTGCTCAACACTACCCATTAAGACACAAGAGACTTGTGATACCCAAAAGAGAGCTTATACCAGTGGAGGTGATGTCACAATCCAAACAAACAGCAGCATCCACACCAGGGCCCTCTATTGGCCAGTTAAGACACCTGCTTACAAAGTCTGGTGCAAAGACAATAGCCCATCCATCTGGCATCATATCTTTGACTCAGACCTTCTGCCCTGTAGTAGTTCTTGAGACCCGCCAAAAGCTTATTGATTCTAGAAATAGGGCCACACAGGGGAGATATCAATGTGGCCGCTGCCGAAGTGTTTTTCAGGACTTGGACAGCTTGACAGTACATCATGCCTTACACAGGAAGGAGATAGTGAAGTGTTGTCGTCACTGTAAACAACTGATGATTGGAAAACCACCCCTTCCAGACAACCACATCTGTCCCCTGGCTCCACACCACCTTACCTCAGTGGGGAGTAAATGCCACTCTATCAAAAAGACTGCATCATTCCAGAAGCAAAAGAAGCAACAACCACAAAGAATCTTCCAAAGTGTTAAAGCTAGGACACCTTACTTATGTCAAGTGTGCAAGCACAGCTATGCCCGTAGGTATAATCTCAATGTGCACAAGTGTCAGGGGCCACCCCATCCTCCTCAGCATGCCTCCAACTCTGCCCTGTACGAAAATACTGCATTTGGGGAAAACATTCAAGCAAGGGAGCCTGTCACAAGCTTCAACCAGAGGCCTCTAATCTCCAAAAACATCAGTGTGGGCACTGACAGCACTCGTCAGATAAAGCAGGAGGTGATTTCTGCAGAATCAAGGCCACATCCACAGTTTCCTGATTTGCTCTCGTCTGGTTCACCTAAAAGCTTCTCATCCTTCTATCCCAAAGTTTCCAAGCATGTAACACCAGAAGAAATTGATTCAGGATCTGCAACCCTACAGCAAGGAGATGGTGAAGGAGACAACGCAGCAATAAGTTTTAAAcaagaagggagagatggagaatggACAATGCCTTTAGATGATTCTGAGATTGATGTGCTGATTGAGGCAGTAGATGCAGAAGATGACGATGATTTAATGCTACAAGAACCTATTTCTCAGGATCATGTCAAGTCCACAAAGGATGGCGTGCCTTATTTCATAAAAGATGGTGCTAGACGTTTTCCCTGCTATAGATGTCAGAAAACGTACAGTCGAGGGTGCACATTAAAAAAGCATCAAAGACTGTGTGGAAATAGGTCATTTTTGCCACAATCTACCTTCCGGGCGGTAGCACAGAAAGTCAACAAGGGTCAATTCCAATTCGATTGCTATGTCTGCGGGAGGAGCTTTAACCGCAAAGATAACATGCTGATTCATAGGAAGAAGTGCCAGTTAAGTAGAACCGTGTCCAAGAATGATAATGGACTTTTACAACAGGGCATATCAGCAGCCCAGGCACCACAACGTCCCGTGGCACAAAGTAGTAAAAATCTGGAGGATAATGGTGCAAATTGGGGTATTATGTCATTGCCCAATGTTCTCCCCAGGAGAGTGACGTGTGAGTGTGGGGCAGGCTTCACTTCCCCACGGCTCCTCCTAGAGCATTTGCAAAAGCATGCACAGGAGTCCTATACCTGCCCCACATGCGGTGAGACACTGAGTTCCTGGGCAGACTATGAAGTCCACCTACAAGTGCACATGCAGCCTCAGCACCAGATGTATGGGGGAATGCAACAGCAGCGCTCTCCACCTCTACTGCTAAGGTTTCCACAGCAGCCGCGTCAACGTCGGCAGCCTCTGCCAAAGCAGCAACATACGCCTCCGCAACACACTCTGCCAGCACAGCGCCCTCAGCCAAATCAACAACCTCTGCGGAAGCCTAGGAAGCCACAGCCGCGCTGTGTGTGCATACGATGCAGCAACACCTTTTGCAGTCGCGGCGCGCTGCTAAAGCACCTCTCCTGGAATCGGTGTAAAGGTGACAGAGGAGCTGTTTCAGCGAAGGCAAACCACTGTTCCCGCTGCAGCATGGACTTCCCCAATGGCCTCAGCCTCAAGTTTCACCAGCTAAATGGAATGTGCAAGCCTGCCTTCAAGCCCATGCGTTGCCCTGTGTGCGTGCGCTGGTTTGGCACTGTGGAGGGACTCCAGAAACACCTACAAACACACGACCAGACCAACTCGTTTCGCTGCCTCATCTGCCAGCGCCTCTACCCCAGCCTACGGTCACTGAAAGACCACCGCAGAAAGGTGCATTGCATTTTGTCTGGAGACACAGCGCAGGTTACACAATGA